A portion of the Flavobacterium magnum genome contains these proteins:
- a CDS encoding metallophosphoesterase — translation MKLFCWKATNAVQICQLIPCLFMLLLLNSCATFEAQYGRNVSKNAALSTTQAKLEHTFFLVGDAGNADKPNAQHTLSFLKKRLGNARKESTLLFLGDNIYPAGMPMQGKKERKLAEVKLDNQIELASDYKGKTIFIPGNHDWYSEGLQGLKRQEKYVNEKLGQKKSFLPKDGCGIDNVKISDDITMIIIDSQWYMEDWDENPTINDDCDIKSRDDFFRELEDQLGKNQKKTVLLAIHHPLISNGTHGGQFSMAKSLFPFQSDVPLPVVGSVINFIRKTSGLDPQDLMNKKYTALVQRIKPLIQDKPNVIVVSGHEHNLQYIEKDDIKQIVSGAGSKSEAARAIDANDFSFGGNGYAVLEIFEKGEAWVSFFGMKKKKEQLLHKYRVSPPVLDKEVKVYPKSFPPKYDASVYNDSLLHKSGMHNFLWGKHYRTYYGTKIPARTALLDTLYGGLSPVTAGGGHQSMSLRLEDRSKKQYTMRGLRKNAVKFIQTMAFKKQFVEQDFKNTYAEDFLLDFYTTSHPYTPFIVGDLAEAVQISHTNPKLFYVPKQNALGEFNESFGDELYMIEERPDKGFESLKSFGRPDALVSTDDMLLNLRKDEKYQIDEKAYIRARLFDMLIGDWDRHYDQWRWGEYKEQDRIVYRPIPRDRDQAFTKYDGKLLWLVMKMPMLRHMQSFKDDIRNVKWFNMEAYPLDLALITRATREDWQQQADYLSKNLTDKEIDAAFSKLPKEVNDATITEISSNLKSRRGHLDEYAARYFDVLQKTVLVVGTDKKDKFVVTRTGDDQTEISVFRIKGDKEELVRSRTYTRNETREIWIYGLDDDDVYEVGGKDNHCIKVRLFGGQNHDMYRVKSGKNVRIYDFASKDNDFEIDRHAKKILSDNYNLNQYDYKRPKYNAMAGFPNIGFNPDDGVKVGVSLTYTVNGFKRNPYSQKHNVKANYYFATGGYELIYKGIFPNVSSDWDFQMDARITSPNFSFNFFGYGNETKNREEEVDDDMNFNRVKAQVMYAAPSLNWKGELGAFFLAQATFESIEVERSATRIVGTGIVDPKVFRTQNFAGLNLRYGFENYDNLSNPTLGMKCYIEVGNTLNVNDVKNNVPHLEGMIGFSHKIVTSGKLVFASQLKSRLLFSNDYEFYQMATIGGDFDVRAFRSERFSGKRSFFQSSDVRLQLGKIKNSIVPMRYGMLAGFDYGRVWLPGESSDKWHTAYGGGLWLSGINVITAKLNYFYSTEGGRVSFGLGFGF, via the coding sequence ATGAAATTATTTTGTTGGAAAGCCACAAATGCCGTACAAATTTGCCAGCTGATTCCCTGCCTTTTTATGTTGCTGTTACTGAATTCGTGCGCTACTTTTGAGGCACAGTATGGCCGCAACGTTTCTAAAAACGCGGCGCTTTCAACCACGCAGGCCAAACTGGAACACACCTTTTTCCTGGTCGGTGATGCCGGCAACGCCGATAAGCCCAACGCGCAACACACTTTGTCCTTCCTAAAGAAACGGCTTGGCAATGCGCGGAAGGAAAGCACACTGCTGTTTCTCGGTGACAATATTTACCCCGCCGGGATGCCGATGCAGGGCAAGAAGGAGCGCAAACTGGCTGAAGTTAAGCTGGACAACCAAATCGAACTGGCATCGGATTACAAAGGGAAAACCATTTTTATCCCGGGTAACCACGACTGGTACAGTGAAGGCTTGCAGGGACTCAAGCGACAGGAGAAGTACGTTAATGAGAAATTAGGGCAGAAAAAATCATTCCTGCCCAAGGATGGCTGCGGGATTGACAATGTAAAGATCAGCGACGACATCACGATGATCATCATTGACTCGCAATGGTATATGGAAGACTGGGATGAGAACCCCACAATTAACGACGACTGCGATATCAAATCGCGTGATGATTTTTTTCGGGAGCTTGAGGACCAGCTCGGTAAGAACCAGAAAAAGACGGTATTGCTTGCCATCCACCATCCGCTGATCAGCAACGGGACACACGGCGGGCAGTTTTCAATGGCCAAGAGCCTTTTTCCTTTCCAGTCTGATGTGCCTTTACCAGTGGTGGGGTCGGTGATTAATTTCATCAGGAAAACGTCGGGACTTGATCCCCAGGATCTCATGAACAAGAAATACACGGCATTGGTCCAGCGTATCAAGCCGCTGATCCAGGACAAACCGAATGTGATTGTCGTGTCAGGGCATGAGCACAATTTGCAGTACATTGAAAAGGATGACATCAAGCAGATTGTCAGCGGCGCAGGCTCTAAATCAGAGGCGGCCCGCGCGATCGACGCCAATGATTTTTCGTTTGGAGGCAACGGCTATGCGGTTTTGGAGATTTTTGAAAAAGGGGAGGCATGGGTCTCTTTTTTCGGAATGAAGAAAAAAAAGGAGCAATTGCTGCACAAATACAGGGTCAGTCCGCCCGTACTGGATAAAGAAGTCAAGGTGTACCCTAAGTCGTTTCCGCCTAAATACGATGCTTCGGTCTATAATGATTCGCTGTTGCACAAATCAGGCATGCACAATTTCCTTTGGGGAAAACATTACAGGACATACTACGGGACAAAAATCCCGGCGCGCACCGCGTTGCTGGACACGTTGTACGGCGGCTTGTCCCCGGTGACTGCCGGCGGTGGGCACCAGTCGATGTCGCTGCGGCTCGAGGACCGTTCGAAAAAGCAATACACCATGCGTGGCCTGCGTAAAAATGCGGTGAAATTCATACAGACGATGGCGTTCAAAAAGCAGTTTGTCGAGCAGGATTTCAAGAACACGTATGCGGAAGACTTTCTTTTGGACTTTTACACGACTTCACATCCGTACACCCCGTTCATTGTGGGCGATCTCGCCGAGGCGGTGCAGATCAGCCATACAAACCCCAAGCTGTTCTATGTCCCGAAACAGAATGCGCTCGGGGAGTTTAACGAGAGTTTCGGAGATGAGCTGTACATGATAGAGGAGCGTCCTGATAAGGGTTTCGAAAGCCTGAAGAGTTTTGGCCGCCCTGATGCATTAGTCAGTACTGACGACATGCTGCTGAACCTGCGCAAGGATGAGAAATACCAGATTGACGAAAAAGCCTACATCCGGGCACGCCTGTTTGATATGCTGATCGGTGATTGGGACCGCCACTACGACCAATGGCGTTGGGGCGAGTACAAAGAGCAGGACAGGATAGTGTACCGGCCGATTCCGCGTGACCGCGACCAGGCATTTACCAAATACGACGGCAAGCTGCTATGGCTGGTCATGAAGATGCCCATGCTGCGCCACATGCAATCATTTAAAGACGACATCAGGAATGTCAAATGGTTCAATATGGAAGCCTACCCGCTGGATCTTGCATTGATCACGCGGGCCACCAGAGAGGACTGGCAGCAACAGGCGGACTATCTTTCGAAAAACCTCACCGATAAGGAAATTGATGCCGCCTTCAGCAAGTTGCCTAAAGAGGTTAACGATGCTACCATTACAGAAATCAGCAGCAATCTCAAATCGAGGCGCGGCCATCTGGATGAGTATGCGGCGCGTTATTTTGACGTGTTGCAGAAAACGGTGCTCGTCGTCGGTACCGATAAAAAAGACAAATTTGTCGTGACGCGCACCGGTGATGACCAAACGGAGATATCGGTTTTCCGGATCAAGGGCGATAAGGAAGAGCTGGTGCGAAGCCGTACCTATACGCGCAACGAAACGCGCGAAATCTGGATTTACGGATTAGATGACGACGATGTGTACGAGGTTGGCGGGAAAGACAACCACTGTATTAAAGTCCGTCTCTTTGGGGGGCAGAACCACGATATGTACCGCGTAAAAAGTGGAAAGAATGTCCGGATTTACGATTTTGCGTCTAAGGACAATGATTTTGAAATCGACAGGCATGCGAAAAAAATCCTGTCAGACAACTACAACCTGAACCAATACGATTACAAACGCCCCAAATACAACGCGATGGCAGGATTCCCCAATATCGGTTTTAATCCTGATGATGGCGTGAAGGTTGGGGTGTCGCTGACCTACACCGTAAACGGATTCAAACGCAATCCCTATTCCCAAAAACACAACGTCAAGGCCAATTATTACTTCGCCACCGGCGGCTACGAGTTGATTTATAAAGGGATTTTCCCGAATGTCTCCAGCGATTGGGATTTCCAGATGGACGCTCGGATTACCAGCCCCAATTTCAGCTTCAACTTTTTCGGTTACGGCAACGAAACCAAGAACAGGGAAGAGGAAGTCGACGATGATATGAATTTCAACCGTGTCAAAGCGCAGGTGATGTATGCCGCCCCTTCCCTGAACTGGAAGGGCGAACTGGGCGCTTTCTTCCTTGCACAGGCGACATTTGAGTCGATTGAAGTCGAGCGCAGTGCCACGCGGATTGTAGGTACTGGAATTGTCGACCCAAAAGTTTTCCGCACACAGAATTTCGCAGGACTCAACCTGCGTTACGGATTTGAAAATTACGACAACCTGTCAAATCCGACGCTGGGCATGAAATGCTACATTGAAGTGGGCAATACGCTAAACGTGAATGATGTGAAAAACAACGTGCCGCACCTGGAAGGCATGATCGGTTTCAGCCATAAAATCGTTACGAGCGGCAAACTGGTTTTTGCGTCACAATTGAAATCCAGACTGCTCTTCAGCAATGATTATGAATTTTACCAGATGGCGACCATAGGAGGTGATTTCGACGTGCGTGCATTCCGCAGTGAGCGGTTTTCGGGTAAAAGGTCGTTTTTCCAGAGTTCCGATGTGCGGCTGCAGCTTGGAAAGATTAAAAACAGCATTGTGCCGATGCGTTACGGCATGCTGGCAGGCTTCGATTATGGCCGCGTATGGCTGCCGGGCGAGTCCTCTGATAAGTGGCATACCGCGTATGGCGGCGGCCTGTGGCTCAGCGGCATCAACGTCATCACGGCCAAACTGAACTATTTTTACTCGACCGAAGGCGGGAGGGTTTCTTTCGGACTAGGTTTCGGCTTCTGA
- the xth gene encoding exodeoxyribonuclease III, whose amino-acid sequence MKIATYNVNGVNGRLAVLLSWLEEAKPDIVCLQELKAPQEKFPEAAIHAAGYTAIWHGQKQWNGVAILAKGMEIQEIGRGLPGDPDDLQSRYIEAVINGIVVVCLYLPNGNPAPGPKFDYKLKWLDRLAARAKSLLEHHTPVILVGDFNVIPTERDVYKPERWTADALFRTEVREAFHRLVAQGWTDALRTLFPEETIYTFWDYFRDAYGRNAGLRIDHFLLSPEISGKLASGGVDRHVRGWEKTSDHAPVWIRLED is encoded by the coding sequence ATGAAAATCGCAACTTATAATGTCAACGGTGTAAACGGTCGGCTGGCAGTGCTGTTGTCCTGGCTCGAAGAAGCGAAGCCCGACATCGTCTGCCTGCAGGAGCTCAAGGCGCCCCAGGAAAAATTCCCCGAAGCGGCCATACATGCCGCAGGGTATACTGCCATATGGCATGGACAAAAACAATGGAACGGCGTGGCCATCCTGGCAAAGGGGATGGAAATACAGGAAATAGGGCGCGGACTCCCGGGCGATCCCGACGACCTCCAAAGCCGATATATCGAGGCCGTCATCAATGGCATCGTAGTGGTCTGCCTGTACCTACCCAATGGTAATCCGGCACCCGGCCCGAAGTTCGATTATAAACTAAAATGGCTGGACCGACTTGCCGCCCGCGCAAAATCACTATTGGAACATCATACGCCCGTAATCCTCGTCGGCGATTTTAACGTGATTCCCACCGAGCGCGACGTTTACAAGCCCGAACGCTGGACAGCCGATGCGTTGTTCAGGACTGAAGTCCGCGAGGCATTTCATCGGCTCGTCGCACAGGGCTGGACCGACGCCTTGCGCACCTTGTTCCCCGAGGAGACCATTTACACCTTCTGGGACTATTTCCGGGATGCCTATGGCCGCAACGCGGGATTGCGTATCGATCACTTCCTGCTGAGTCCCGAAATTTCGGGGAAACTGGCCTCAGGGGGTGTCGACAGGCACGTACGCGGATGGGAGAAAACCAGCGACCATGCGCCCGTCTGGATCAGGCTGGAGGATTAA
- a CDS encoding T9SS type A sorting domain-containing protein gives MKKITLLLLLCMATAQSQNFEWLQTPEINFSLSPDGVSYPLTTDNEGNVYMAGFKENPVPYNDVMGFVFYNKYDKDGNLLYSKMLPGEVTVYEMATDSAGNLLMAAGYRHSIVFPNVAFLSASDDVQYLMIKFDPEGNLIWQQPIEIQDSFVNDFRTITTDAQDNIYIGYDDYNYSYISKLNPAGTVLLTITQEYARMVTSISVDNQGNIYGAGSCAESIATYAGVAAGSPFFYNTYAVKYNASGTFQWIKYVDDITCPLPQIKARTPDAVYFSSYLFGSYAFGPITTEGPASGGFGDFFLAKLNADGDYQWVREADGTGTVTTGKKNFLELDQDGNVYFAGGVQGTIDWGNGITTSNGMNDDAVLVKYDADGNALMAVSAGGSGFDRTDSVRIAADGSIYLSGMANGDAVFGGFSHEGTAFQYYPYLVRVSSAPLGVPEIGGVKISLYPNPAAEEIHFNNQSAMSGTIWNILGQKITDFSVEAGQAFNISALAKGTYLVKTGGSVLKFVKS, from the coding sequence ATGAAAAAGATTACCTTACTACTGCTGTTGTGCATGGCCACAGCGCAATCCCAGAATTTTGAATGGCTGCAAACCCCGGAAATCAATTTCAGCCTAAGTCCCGACGGCGTCAGCTATCCACTTACGACAGACAATGAAGGCAACGTATACATGGCCGGATTTAAAGAGAATCCTGTGCCATACAATGACGTGATGGGCTTCGTCTTCTACAACAAATACGACAAGGACGGCAATCTGCTGTATTCTAAAATGCTGCCCGGCGAGGTCACGGTGTATGAGATGGCTACCGATAGTGCGGGCAACCTGCTGATGGCGGCCGGGTACAGGCATTCGATTGTTTTCCCTAACGTTGCTTTCTTATCGGCGTCGGATGACGTACAGTACCTGATGATCAAGTTTGACCCCGAGGGCAACCTGATCTGGCAGCAGCCCATTGAGATCCAGGACAGTTTTGTGAATGATTTCCGAACGATCACAACCGATGCGCAGGACAATATCTACATCGGATATGATGATTACAACTACTCCTACATTTCAAAACTCAACCCTGCCGGAACGGTCTTACTGACCATTACTCAGGAATACGCGCGGATGGTTACCTCGATCAGCGTGGACAACCAGGGCAATATTTACGGTGCGGGTTCGTGTGCCGAGAGCATTGCAACCTATGCCGGGGTAGCTGCGGGATCTCCGTTTTTTTACAATACCTACGCGGTAAAATATAATGCGTCGGGAACATTCCAGTGGATCAAATACGTCGATGATATCACCTGCCCGCTGCCGCAGATCAAGGCCAGGACGCCTGACGCGGTGTATTTCAGTTCGTATCTCTTCGGGAGTTACGCTTTTGGGCCGATTACGACGGAAGGCCCTGCTTCGGGCGGTTTCGGTGACTTCTTCCTGGCCAAGCTAAATGCTGACGGCGATTACCAGTGGGTTCGTGAAGCCGATGGCACGGGCACGGTCACTACGGGTAAGAAAAATTTCCTTGAACTGGACCAGGATGGCAACGTGTATTTTGCAGGCGGTGTACAGGGTACTATCGACTGGGGCAATGGCATTACGACCTCAAACGGCATGAATGATGACGCCGTACTCGTAAAATATGACGCGGATGGCAACGCCCTGATGGCGGTCTCGGCGGGAGGCAGCGGCTTTGACCGCACCGACAGTGTCAGGATTGCCGCTGACGGCTCCATTTACCTGAGCGGTATGGCTAATGGCGATGCGGTATTCGGAGGGTTTTCACACGAGGGAACCGCGTTCCAGTATTACCCATATCTGGTCAGGGTGAGCAGTGCGCCGCTGGGCGTTCCGGAAATCGGCGGTGTAAAGATATCATTGTACCCCAATCCCGCAGCGGAGGAAATCCATTTCAACAACCAATCGGCAATGAGCGGTACAATCTGGAACATCCTCGGGCAGAAAATAACAGACTTTAGCGTGGAGGCCGGGCAGGCTTTCAACATCAGTGCACTGGCCAAAGGAACCTATTTGGTAAAAACGGGCGGCTCGGTCCTGAAATTTGTAAAAAGTTAA
- a CDS encoding DNA/RNA non-specific endonuclease — translation MKPLKFLIAAALLCASILTAQTQTDTVINTGVYKSYFCYALKQPLYVTYLLYKGGGDCDRGEAHFRFLKCGIKTASDKDYAGSGFDKGHLANAEDFAYDCAKEAATFCYYNCLPQTVTLNRGIWKTWEEKIRDISQKKKLFVIAGGIYGDRRIGDNSLAVPDYCYKIVLEAQTQKIICCLLFPNDESKTVQAITLDELKKMLGYPLVP, via the coding sequence ATGAAACCACTTAAGTTCCTCATTGCAGCCGCCTTGCTGTGCGCCTCAATCCTTACGGCACAAACCCAAACCGATACGGTGATCAACACCGGGGTGTACAAATCCTATTTCTGCTATGCGCTGAAGCAGCCGCTGTATGTCACTTACTTGCTGTATAAGGGCGGCGGCGACTGTGACCGCGGCGAGGCCCATTTCCGTTTTCTCAAATGCGGCATTAAAACGGCGTCAGATAAGGATTATGCGGGTTCCGGCTTTGACAAGGGCCACCTGGCCAATGCGGAGGATTTCGCTTACGACTGCGCGAAAGAAGCCGCCACATTCTGTTACTACAACTGCCTGCCGCAAACCGTAACGCTGAACCGTGGCATATGGAAAACATGGGAGGAAAAAATCCGGGACATTTCCCAAAAGAAAAAACTGTTCGTAATTGCCGGAGGGATTTACGGGGACAGGCGTATCGGCGACAACAGCCTCGCTGTACCGGACTACTGTTATAAGATTGTACTGGAAGCCCAGACGCAGAAAATAATCTGCTGCCTGCTTTTTCCGAACGATGAAAGCAAGACCGTACAGGCCATTACTCTTGATGAACTGAAAAAAATGCTGGGCTATCCGTTGGTGCCGTAA